One part of the Chryseobacterium mulctrae genome encodes these proteins:
- the rsgA gene encoding ribosome small subunit-dependent GTPase A: protein MKGKIIKSTGSWYQVLETETGKIFEARIRGKFKLIKTRLTNPLAVGDFVEFQLEQDDIAWITKIEPRRNYLIRKSVNLSKEAHIIASNIDLACFIFTLKHPETSLGFLDRFLACCEAYNIKPLILFNKMDVLSEEESEIVKDIEFLYNEIGYETLEISSYSKLNLDDLVEILKDKTSVFFGHSGCGKSTLVNAMQPNLNLRTSEISDTHLKGKHTTTFAQMHFWDFGGNVIDTPGVREFAMIDIEKEEVQHYFPEIFKKREECKYHNCMHVNEPKCAVLQSLETGEIQPTRYSTYVKLMDEAEENTRI from the coding sequence ATGAAAGGAAAAATCATTAAATCTACAGGAAGCTGGTATCAGGTTTTGGAAACAGAAACGGGAAAAATTTTTGAAGCGAGAATTCGTGGAAAATTTAAACTAATAAAAACCAGACTTACCAATCCCTTGGCTGTTGGTGATTTTGTCGAATTTCAGCTTGAGCAGGATGATATTGCGTGGATCACAAAAATAGAACCCCGCAGAAATTACCTGATCCGAAAATCTGTAAATCTTTCAAAAGAAGCACATATTATTGCGTCGAATATTGATTTGGCGTGTTTTATTTTTACATTAAAGCATCCTGAAACATCTCTAGGTTTTCTTGACCGGTTTCTTGCTTGCTGTGAAGCTTATAATATAAAACCTCTTATTTTGTTTAACAAAATGGACGTTTTGTCTGAAGAAGAATCTGAGATTGTAAAAGATATTGAATTTCTATACAACGAAATTGGATATGAAACATTGGAAATTTCTTCTTATTCTAAACTTAATTTGGATGATTTGGTTGAAATACTAAAAGATAAAACTTCAGTATTTTTTGGCCACTCAGGTTGCGGAAAATCTACATTGGTCAATGCAATGCAGCCAAATCTCAATTTAAGAACTTCTGAAATTTCTGATACTCATTTAAAAGGAAAACATACCACAACTTTTGCCCAGATGCATTTTTGGGATTTTGGCGGAAACGTGATCGATACTCCCGGTGTACGTGAATTTGCCATGATTGATATTGAGAAAGAAGAAGTGCAACATTACTTTCCTGAAATATTCAAAAAAAGGGAAGAATGTAAATATCATAACTGCATGCATGTGAATGAACCAAAATGTGCAGTTTTACAATCTTTAGAGACTGGTGAAATCCAACCTACAAGATATTCTACCTATGTTAAGCTTATGGACGAGGCAGAAGAAAACACTCGTATATAA
- a CDS encoding DUF4082 domain-containing protein — protein sequence MKNLSFLFEKKYVSIKNVLMILPLMIVFSSLSCSKDEDDNQPPAAIVYNEENPLDKYHNLAGFTTTSNFVNSGNYEFGLTFSPNVKGKINALVVKLPDLNPNLKITIWDFDTKTVLRTEMVNVATANTVVVKSIPEMMLEKDKKYVITMNSNDWYKRNKADNSNAVYPITAGNIKFWEYRWVGGSSQVFPTNISLDYNGGDLSFNFQQVD from the coding sequence ATGAAAAATCTAAGTTTCCTTTTTGAGAAAAAATATGTATCAATAAAAAACGTATTGATGATATTACCTTTAATGATTGTGTTTTCTTCTTTGAGCTGTAGTAAAGATGAAGATGATAATCAACCGCCGGCTGCAATTGTTTATAATGAAGAAAATCCTTTAGATAAATATCATAATCTGGCTGGTTTTACAACAACGTCTAATTTTGTGAATTCTGGAAATTATGAATTTGGTCTTACATTTTCTCCAAATGTAAAAGGTAAAATAAATGCTTTGGTCGTAAAATTACCTGACTTGAATCCGAATTTAAAAATAACGATCTGGGATTTTGATACAAAAACGGTGTTAAGAACTGAAATGGTAAATGTTGCTACTGCAAATACAGTTGTTGTAAAAAGCATTCCTGAAATGATGCTTGAAAAAGACAAAAAATATGTTATTACGATGAACTCTAACGATTGGTATAAAAGGAATAAAGCGGATAACAGTAATGCGGTGTATCCAATTACTGCGGGAAATATAAAATTTTGGGAATATCGATGGGTAGGAGGCTCTTCTCAAGTTTTTCCAACCAATATTTCTCTGGATTATAATGGTGGAGATTTAAGTTTTAATTTTCAGCAAGTTGATTAA
- a CDS encoding nucleoside-diphosphate kinase, which yields MSNITFTMIKPDAVADGHIGAILGKISEGGYKIKALKLTQLTVADAQKFYEVHAERPFYGELVDFMSSGPIVAAVLEKDNAVEDFRTLIGATNPAEAAEGTIRKMFARSIGENAVHGSDSNENALIEAQFHFSGREIF from the coding sequence ATGTCAAACATTACATTTACAATGATTAAGCCAGATGCGGTTGCTGACGGTCATATTGGAGCTATTTTAGGAAAGATTTCAGAAGGAGGTTATAAGATCAAAGCTTTGAAATTAACTCAACTTACTGTTGCTGATGCACAAAAATTCTACGAAGTACATGCAGAAAGACCTTTTTACGGAGAATTGGTTGACTTTATGAGCTCAGGTCCAATCGTTGCTGCGGTTTTAGAAAAAGATAATGCCGTGGAAGATTTCAGAACTTTAATCGGTGCTACAAATCCTGCTGAAGCAGCTGAAGGAACTATCAGAAAAATGTTTGCTAGAAGCATCGGAGAGAATGCTGTGCATGGTTCTGACTCTAACGAAAATGCTTTAATTGAAGCTCAATTTCATTTTTCAGGAAGAGAGATTTTTTAA